The sequence AACTCTTCATCGAAGACCTGGACCTTTCCGGCAAGCGCGCCCTGATCCGCGTGGACTTCAACGTGCCGATCAAGAACGGCGTGGTCGAGAGCGACAAGCGCATCCGCGCGGCCCTGCCCACCATCCGTTACGCACTGGACAAGGGCGCCTCCGTGGTCCTGATGTCGCACCTGGGCCGCCCCGACGGCAACAAGGTCGCCAAGTACTCGCTGGCGCCGGTCGCCGGTCGCCTGCAGGAGCTGCTGGGCAAGCCGGTCAAGTTCCTCAACGACTGCGTCGGCCCCGAAGTGGAAGCCGCGGTCAATGCCGCCAAGCCGGGCGAGGTGATCCTGCTGGAGAACGTCCGCTTCTACCTGGAAGAAGAAGGCAAGGCCAAGGACGCGCAAGGCAACAGCGTGAAGGCCGCGCCCGAGAAGGTCGCGGAATTCCGCGCTGGTCTTTCGCGCCTCGGCGATGTGTACATCAACGACGCCTTCGGCACCGCGCACCGCGCCCACTCTTCGATGGTCGGCGTGAATCTGCCGCGCGCCTCGGGCTACCTGCTCAAGAAGGAACTGGACTTCCTCGGTGAAGCGGTCAACAAGCCGGTGCGTCCGCTGGTGGCGATCATTGGCGGCTCCAAGATCTCCGGCAAGATCGACGTGATCGAGGCCCTTCTGCCCAAGGTCGACAAGCTGCTGATCGGTGGCGGCATGGCCTTCACCTTCTTCAAGGCCAAGGGCTACGAAGTGGGCAAGTCGCTCTGCGAAAACGACAAGGTCGAACTCGCCAAGGCCCTGATCGCCAAGGCCGGCGACAAGCTCGAACTGCCGATCGACACCATGATCACCAAGAAGCTGGACTTCGACGCCCGCACCCTGGATGGCCTGGTGGAAGTCGACTCCACCGCGATCCCGGCCGACCAGGAAGGCGTGGACATCGGCAGCAAGACCGCCGCCCGCTACGCCGAGATCGTGCGCGGTGCCAAGACCGTGCTGTGGAACGGCCCGATGGGCGTGTTCGAGATCGACGCGTCGGCCAAGGGCACCTACGCCGTAGCTAACGCGCTGGCCGACGCAACGGCCAAGGGCGCGATCACCGTGGTTGGCGGCGGCGACTCCGTGGCTGCGATCGAGAAGGGCGGCCTGGAAGAGAAGGTCTCCCACGTTTCTACCGGCGGTGGCGCCTCGCTCGAGTTCCTCGAAGGCAAGGCCCTGCCCGGCGTGGATGCGCTGAGCGACAAGTAAGCCGCGACGTGCTCGACGGCCGTCTCCGGATGGCTGTCGGAACGCTGCAAAGCAAAGGCCGCCCGAGGGCGGCCTTTGCTTTTGTTCATGCCGGCGAAGCGATCCTCGTCACTGCGCACCTGCGCTACGCGACACCCAGTGCGCCATTGAGTCCGGACCGCCGCAGGCAGTTGCGACCGCCGGTCTTGCCGGCGTACATGGCCACGTCGGCAGCCTTGAGCAGCTCCGCCGCCGAATTGCCGTCCGCAGGCGCCAGGGCATAGCCCACGGTCAGGCCCACGCGGCAGCTGTTGCCCCGCAGCTCGAAG is a genomic window of Niveibacterium sp. SC-1 containing:
- a CDS encoding phosphoglycerate kinase, which produces MTKLFIEDLDLSGKRALIRVDFNVPIKNGVVESDKRIRAALPTIRYALDKGASVVLMSHLGRPDGNKVAKYSLAPVAGRLQELLGKPVKFLNDCVGPEVEAAVNAAKPGEVILLENVRFYLEEEGKAKDAQGNSVKAAPEKVAEFRAGLSRLGDVYINDAFGTAHRAHSSMVGVNLPRASGYLLKKELDFLGEAVNKPVRPLVAIIGGSKISGKIDVIEALLPKVDKLLIGGGMAFTFFKAKGYEVGKSLCENDKVELAKALIAKAGDKLELPIDTMITKKLDFDARTLDGLVEVDSTAIPADQEGVDIGSKTAARYAEIVRGAKTVLWNGPMGVFEIDASAKGTYAVANALADATAKGAITVVGGGDSVAAIEKGGLEEKVSHVSTGGGASLEFLEGKALPGVDALSDK